In the Dioscorea cayenensis subsp. rotundata cultivar TDr96_F1 chromosome 12, TDr96_F1_v2_PseudoChromosome.rev07_lg8_w22 25.fasta, whole genome shotgun sequence genome, one interval contains:
- the LOC120273181 gene encoding uncharacterized protein LOC120273181 yields MELLLLVPCLDPRDSFSKFNIHKLLRLAELYPEDFTITERMMIEDQLTTFIYDVRHDEDFMNVGDLGGFARKMVETGKRAIFPLIYRLIELALVLPIATASVERVFSTMNVVKTDLRNKMGDEWMNDSLVVYIEREVFATINNEVILQRFQKMQTRRMQLPPLSGIPRISSTEAGVGPSSSVHR; encoded by the coding sequence ATGGAGTTACTTCTTCTCGTGCCATGCCTTGATCCAAGGGATTCATTTTCCAAATTCAACATCCATAAGCTACTTCGTCTTGCAGAACTTTATCCCGAAGATTTCACAATAACTGAACGcatgatgattgaagatcaacTTACCACTTTCATTTATGATGTGCGGCATGATGAAGATTTTATGAATGTCGGGGACTTGGGTGGTTTCGCTAGGAAGATGGTTGAGACAGGTAAACGTGCAATTTTTCCACTCATTTATCGCCTAATTGAGTTGGCGCTTGTTTTACCAATTGCAACagctagtgttgagagggtgtttTCAACTATGAATGTTGTGAAAACTGACTTGCGCAACAAAATGGGAGATGAGTGGATGAATGATAGCTTAGTTGTGTATATTGAGCGGgaggtttttgcaactattAATAATGAAGTGATTCTACAACGCtttcaaaaaatgcaaactcgACGGATGCAACTACCTCCTCTTAGTGGCATACCTCGCATTTCTAGCACTGAAGCTGGGGTTGGTCCTAGTTCAAGTGTCCATCGATAG
- the LOC120273915 gene encoding annexin-like protein RJ4, with product MATLKIPHPVPSAVEDAENLMKAFHGWGTDEKAVISILAHRDADQRKQIMVAYEELYKENLIKRLESEISGHFERAMYRWMFDPIEREVIFANVALKKSVDWIVIIELSCINSPDELLVIKKMYQNRYKLSLEEDVAFHTSGDFRKLLVGLVSTYRYRGEEINASLAQAEAKILHNLIKQKTFDHDEVIRILCTRSKAQLNATFNCYKDEQGTSITKSLSSASSSEFVSALRTAIRCIISPEKYYEKLLRRALNKGGIDEDSLTRVIIMRAEKDLQVIKELYQKRANMTLDHAVSKEASGDYKKFLLALIGN from the exons ATGGCAACTTTGAAGATCCCTCATCCTGTTCCTTCTGCTGTTGAAGACGCTGAGAATCTCATGAAGGcttttcatg GATGGGGAACTGATGAGAAGGCAGTGATATCAATCCTTGCTCATAGAGATGCTGATCAGAGGAAGCAAATCATGGTGGCCTATGAAGAACTTTACAAAGAGAATCTCATCAAAAGACTTGAATCCGAAATCTCTGGTCATTTCGAG AGAGCGATGTATCGATGGATGTTTGATCCCATTGAGCGGGAAGTCATCTTTGCAAATGTAGCACTGAAGAAGAGTGTGGATTGGATTGTGATCATTGAACTATCATGCATTAATTCTCCTGATGAACTTTTAGTCATCAAGAAGATGTATCAGAATCGATATAAGCTATCATTGGAGGAAGATGTTGCCTTCCATACTTCCGGAGATTTTCGCAAG CTTTTGGTCGGGCTTGTGAGCACATATCGGTATAGGGGCGAAGAGATAAATGCAAGTCTAGCGCAAGCAGAGGCCAAAATACTTCATAATCTGATCAAACAAAAGACATTTGATCATGATGAAGTTATCAGAATCTTGTGCACAAGGAGCAAGGCACAACTTAATGCTACCTTTAATTGTTACAAGGATGAACAAGGAACCTCAATCACTAAG AGCCTGTCAAGTGCTTCATCAAGTGAGTTTGTATCGGCATTACGCACAGCAATTCGTTGCATTATCTCCCCTGAGAAGTACTATGAGAAG CTTTTGCGCCGTGCACTGAACAAAGGAGGGATCGATGAGGATTCGCTTACTCGTGTGATCATTATGCGAGCAGAGAAGGACTTACAGGTTATCAAGGAGCTGTATCAGAAGAGGGCAAACATGACTCTTGATCATGCAGTGAGTAAGGAAGCTTCAGGGGACTACAAGAAGTTCCTTCTGGCTTTGATTGGGAACTAG